The following proteins are co-located in the Acidimicrobiales bacterium genome:
- a CDS encoding diguanylate cyclase gives MTEEHDGLNTEFFRALVDHLSDLVIVIDARGGVRYSSDSGITGAPRRTVAEVGPEAHAASFFDLIHPDDRRLVDEAITTALNHPGPTVPIEMRAAGRNGWRTLELVAGNLLHDPEVHGVLVAVRDLSRRHRLESELGEGPKRLRALLDAAGDLTLLTDAQQVIRYSSTVSTRILGIEAERLVGQPLGSVVHIESQAVLADAWDRLLRSPNDRVACDLEVTRADGTPGILAAHLTNFLEDPEVAGVAVAARDVTEVRRAESLLEEFGQQFEHSPHGLARIDDEGRFHEVNQTLRTLTGRDEAALAATTLGGIVHPADVEVVRDFLVAPDDTAPVDVRLVRPDGQEIWSRLTATMVRLTQTGQRMLSVQVDDINDHRRLEETLRERNAALAYRATHDGLTGLPNRQLFIDRVGHALDRSLRHHTTVAILFCDLDHFKVINDTFGHAVGDQLLMTIADEMGRAVRPGDTISRFGGDEFVVLAEDLEGPDDAGVLASRLLSTMTQPLVVEGQQVDMTMSIGVAVATGVDDPSALIAAADTAMYRAKRAGRSCYRMAAVAEGGDTPGAGA, from the coding sequence GTGACCGAGGAGCACGACGGGCTGAACACGGAGTTCTTCCGTGCCCTCGTCGATCACCTGAGCGACCTCGTGATCGTCATCGACGCACGCGGGGGCGTGCGGTACTCGTCGGACTCCGGCATCACCGGAGCACCGCGCCGAACCGTGGCCGAAGTGGGCCCCGAGGCGCACGCCGCCTCGTTCTTCGACCTGATCCACCCGGACGACCGCCGCCTCGTCGACGAGGCCATCACCACCGCGCTGAACCACCCCGGCCCGACCGTGCCCATCGAGATGCGCGCTGCCGGCCGCAACGGGTGGCGCACGCTCGAGCTCGTGGCCGGCAACCTGCTCCACGACCCGGAGGTGCACGGTGTGCTGGTCGCCGTCCGGGACCTGAGCCGCCGCCATCGGCTCGAGAGCGAGCTCGGCGAGGGCCCGAAGCGCCTCCGGGCCCTGCTCGACGCCGCCGGCGACCTCACCCTCCTCACCGACGCCCAACAGGTCATCCGCTACTCGAGCACGGTGAGCACCCGCATCCTGGGCATCGAGGCCGAGCGCCTCGTGGGCCAGCCCCTCGGCTCGGTGGTGCACATCGAGTCGCAGGCCGTGCTCGCCGACGCCTGGGACCGCCTGCTGCGATCGCCGAACGACCGGGTGGCGTGCGACCTCGAGGTGACCCGCGCCGACGGGACCCCCGGCATCCTCGCCGCCCACCTCACGAACTTCCTCGAGGACCCCGAGGTGGCGGGCGTGGCGGTGGCCGCCCGTGACGTCACCGAGGTGCGCCGGGCCGAGTCGCTCCTCGAGGAGTTCGGCCAGCAGTTCGAGCACTCCCCCCACGGTCTCGCCCGCATCGACGACGAGGGCCGCTTCCACGAGGTCAACCAGACCCTGCGCACCCTGACCGGCCGCGACGAGGCAGCGCTGGCGGCGACCACCCTCGGGGGCATCGTGCATCCCGCCGACGTCGAGGTGGTGCGCGACTTCCTCGTCGCCCCGGACGACACCGCACCGGTCGACGTGCGCCTCGTGCGTCCCGACGGCCAGGAGATCTGGAGCCGGCTCACCGCGACCATGGTGCGCCTCACCCAGACCGGCCAGCGCATGCTCTCCGTCCAGGTCGACGACATCAACGACCACCGGCGCCTCGAGGAGACCCTCCGCGAGCGCAACGCCGCCCTCGCCTACCGGGCCACCCACGACGGGCTCACGGGCCTGCCCAACCGCCAGCTCTTCATCGACCGGGTGGGCCACGCCCTCGACCGGTCGCTCCGACACCACACGACCGTGGCCATCCTCTTCTGCGACCTGGACCACTTCAAGGTGATCAACGACACCTTCGGCCACGCCGTCGGCGATCAGCTCCTCATGACCATCGCCGACGAGATGGGCCGAGCCGTGCGGCCCGGTGACACCATCAGCCGGTTCGGCGGCGACGAGTTCGTGGTGCTGGCCGAGGACCTCGAGGGGCCCGACGACGCCGGCGTGCTGGCCAGCCGCCTGCTGTCGACCATGACCCAGCCCCTCGTGGTCGAGGGCCAGCAGGTGGACATGACCATGTCCATCGGGGTCGCGGTCGCCACCGGCGTGGACGACCCGTCCGCCCTCATCGCCGCCGCCGACACCGCCATGTACCGGGCCAAGCGGGCGGGCCGCTCCTGCTACCGCATGGCCGCGGTCGCCGAGGGCGGCGACACCCCCGGCGCCGGCGCCTGA
- a CDS encoding sulfotransferase family 2 domain-containing protein, with protein MTVLFLHIPKAAGTSYGAALATALGGPAYFPDIPGGITSEEFQQVDVDSLREFSFVGAHVDYGLCRRAPFLRPVTVLRDPVDRIVSWYHYVLNDDGPSLAEWRDFIHARRLSVEEFLLHPQLRWLQGQAQTMQIAGHLWSGDPLPFVDDFVPIAAENLSGFTHVGLFERLGDSMRLAQAELGLADVPTLPDRNVSPERPTPLDPEVRAEVAGLIGMDAAFYPLAVAEFERRLAAHGLADDRVDLPPPVRPAAIVAPPAPAAPAAGPTDTAAGVGDWVELAWAPEPGTSLSGPLIWPLPLTAPEEATTASVGGSLVTGDPAPVDIGANWVRVAAGLYHVQATVPCRRFDHDDDGEEWQLLFDFAWYADPPIPFAEGLPGMPDLVLWLAQAVPAGLPKLPLRGAPVTAGGLLRVPRDGGHVCFLLGSNRPVVMSPGDEVLLRYAKVG; from the coding sequence ATGACCGTCCTCTTCCTGCACATCCCCAAGGCCGCGGGCACGTCCTACGGGGCGGCGCTGGCGACCGCGCTCGGCGGTCCCGCGTACTTCCCCGACATCCCTGGCGGGATCACGTCCGAGGAGTTCCAGCAGGTCGACGTCGACTCGCTGCGGGAGTTCTCGTTCGTGGGCGCCCACGTGGACTACGGGCTGTGCCGGCGAGCACCGTTCCTGCGCCCGGTCACCGTCCTACGCGACCCCGTCGACCGCATCGTCTCCTGGTACCACTACGTGCTGAACGACGACGGGCCGTCGCTCGCGGAGTGGCGGGACTTCATCCACGCCCGGCGTCTGTCGGTCGAGGAGTTCCTGCTGCACCCGCAGCTGCGGTGGCTCCAGGGGCAGGCGCAGACCATGCAGATCGCCGGCCACCTGTGGAGCGGCGACCCCCTCCCCTTCGTCGACGACTTCGTGCCGATCGCGGCGGAGAACCTGTCCGGCTTCACCCACGTGGGCCTCTTCGAGCGCCTCGGCGACTCGATGCGCCTGGCGCAGGCCGAGCTCGGGTTGGCGGACGTCCCCACACTGCCCGACCGCAACGTCTCGCCCGAGCGGCCGACGCCCCTCGACCCCGAGGTGCGGGCCGAGGTGGCCGGCCTCATCGGCATGGACGCGGCGTTCTACCCGCTGGCGGTCGCGGAGTTCGAGCGCCGCCTCGCCGCGCACGGCCTCGCCGACGACCGCGTCGACCTGCCCCCGCCGGTGCGACCGGCGGCGATCGTGGCGCCGCCGGCGCCGGCCGCCCCCGCCGCGGGCCCGACCGACACGGCCGCCGGGGTGGGGGACTGGGTGGAGCTGGCCTGGGCCCCCGAGCCCGGCACATCGCTCAGCGGGCCACTCATCTGGCCACTGCCCCTGACCGCTCCGGAAGAAGCGACGACGGCGTCCGTGGGTGGGTCGCTCGTCACCGGTGACCCGGCACCGGTCGACATCGGCGCCAACTGGGTGCGGGTCGCGGCCGGGCTCTACCACGTCCAGGCCACCGTCCCCTGCCGTCGCTTCGACCACGACGACGACGGCGAGGAGTGGCAGCTGCTGTTCGACTTCGCCTGGTACGCCGATCCGCCCATCCCGTTCGCCGAGGGCCTGCCCGGCATGCCCGACCTGGTGCTCTGGCTGGCCCAGGCCGTGCCCGCCGGCCTGCCGAAGCTGCCGCTGCGGGGTGCGCCGGTCACCGCCGGCGGCCTGCTGCGCGTGCCGCGGGACGGTGGGCACGTGTGCTTCCTCCTGGGCTCCAACCGCCCGGTGGTCATGTCCCCGGGTGACGAGGTGCTGCTCCGCTACGCCAAGGTGGGGTGA
- a CDS encoding glycosyltransferase family 4 protein has product MPTCAIVSFRLGQADGVSVIAESWGRSLEALGFDVVTVAGDGPVDRLVPGLAWGADEPPEIDEVDEALLDADLVLVENLLTIPLNLPAARVVALVLRGRPAILHHHDPPWQRAHFAHVTELPPDDPAWRHVCINQLTRRQLAERGIPSFTIYNGFEVDGPAGDRWGTRHELGVDPEERLLVHPVRAIARKDIPAAIALAEQLDATYWLLGGPEEGFGPELDRILAGARCRVIHRPMAHGPNIYAPADAVVFPSHWEGFGNPPIEAAIYRRPAAVARYPVAQELRWLGFKWFPTDDPEPLRRWLADPDPAVLDHNEALARREFSWERQTEHVGVLLEEAGWRP; this is encoded by the coding sequence GTGCCCACCTGCGCCATCGTCTCGTTCCGCCTCGGCCAGGCCGACGGCGTCTCGGTCATCGCCGAGAGCTGGGGCCGCTCCCTGGAGGCGCTCGGCTTCGACGTGGTGACGGTGGCCGGCGACGGCCCGGTGGACCGCCTCGTCCCGGGGCTGGCCTGGGGTGCCGACGAGCCACCGGAGATCGACGAGGTGGACGAGGCCCTGCTCGACGCCGACCTGGTGCTGGTCGAGAACCTGCTCACCATCCCCCTGAACCTGCCCGCGGCCCGGGTGGTGGCGCTCGTGCTCCGGGGCCGGCCGGCGATCCTCCACCACCACGACCCGCCGTGGCAGCGGGCCCACTTCGCGCACGTCACCGAGCTGCCGCCCGACGACCCGGCCTGGCGCCATGTCTGCATCAACCAGCTCACCCGGCGCCAGCTGGCCGAGCGGGGCATCCCGTCGTTCACCATCTACAACGGCTTCGAGGTCGACGGCCCGGCGGGCGACCGGTGGGGCACCCGCCACGAGCTCGGGGTCGACCCCGAGGAGCGCCTGCTCGTCCACCCCGTCCGGGCCATCGCCCGCAAGGACATCCCCGCGGCCATCGCCTTGGCCGAGCAGCTCGACGCCACCTACTGGCTGCTCGGGGGCCCCGAGGAGGGCTTCGGCCCCGAGCTCGACCGCATCCTCGCCGGCGCCCGCTGCCGGGTGATCCACCGCCCGATGGCCCACGGCCCCAACATCTACGCGCCGGCCGACGCGGTGGTGTTCCCGTCGCACTGGGAGGGGTTCGGCAACCCGCCCATCGAGGCCGCCATCTACCGCCGGCCCGCCGCGGTGGCCCGATACCCGGTGGCCCAGGAGCTGCGCTGGCTGGGGTTCAAGTGGTTCCCCACCGACGACCCCGAGCCGCTGCGGCGCTGGTTGGCCGACCCCGATCCGGCGGTGCTGGACCACAACGAGGCCCTGGCCCGCCGCGAGTTCTCCTGGGAGCGCCAGACCGAGCACGTGGGCGTGCTGTTGGAGGAGGCGGGGTGGCGACCGTGA
- a CDS encoding acyl-CoA dehydrogenase family protein has protein sequence MSQFSLELNEDHQQIQQWIHDFAEGVVRPVAAEWDEREETPWPVIEEAANIGLYSLDFFANGFADETGLTIPIALEELFWGDAGIGLSIVGTVLGVAGIMANGTPEQIGEWVPQCFGTPDKLMMSAFCVSEPDAGSDVSSLRTTAVYDEAKDEWVLNGQKTWITNGGIADVHVVVASVDRELKGRGQASFIVPPGTPGLSQGTKFKKHGIRASHTAEVILDDCRVPGSCLLGGKEKLDERLARAREGKSSKVQAAMATFEATRPSVGAQAVGVARAAYEYALEYAKERKQFGKPIIENQSIAFMLANMKTEIDASRLLVWRAAWMGRAGKEFTAAEGSMSKLKAGRTAVWVTERAIQILGGYGYVREYPVERWHRDAKIYDIFEGAEQIQELVIARAISGLRIQ, from the coding sequence ATGTCCCAGTTCTCGCTGGAGCTGAACGAGGATCACCAGCAGATCCAGCAGTGGATCCACGACTTCGCCGAGGGGGTGGTGCGCCCCGTCGCGGCCGAGTGGGACGAGCGCGAAGAGACCCCGTGGCCGGTCATCGAGGAAGCCGCCAACATCGGCCTCTACAGCCTCGACTTCTTCGCCAACGGGTTCGCCGACGAAACCGGCCTGACCATCCCGATCGCCCTCGAGGAGCTCTTCTGGGGTGACGCCGGCATCGGCCTGTCCATCGTCGGCACGGTGCTCGGCGTGGCCGGCATCATGGCCAACGGCACCCCCGAGCAGATCGGCGAGTGGGTGCCCCAGTGCTTCGGCACCCCCGACAAGTTGATGATGTCGGCGTTCTGCGTGAGCGAGCCCGACGCCGGCTCGGACGTCAGCTCCCTGCGCACCACCGCGGTCTACGACGAGGCCAAGGACGAGTGGGTCCTCAACGGCCAGAAGACCTGGATCACCAACGGCGGCATCGCCGACGTCCACGTCGTCGTCGCCTCGGTCGACCGTGAGCTCAAGGGCCGCGGCCAGGCGTCGTTCATCGTGCCCCCCGGCACCCCCGGCCTCAGCCAGGGCACCAAGTTCAAGAAGCACGGCATCCGCGCCAGCCACACCGCCGAGGTCATCCTCGACGACTGCCGGGTGCCCGGCTCGTGCCTGCTCGGCGGCAAGGAGAAGCTCGACGAGCGCCTCGCCCGGGCCCGCGAGGGCAAGAGCAGCAAGGTCCAGGCCGCCATGGCCACCTTCGAGGCCACCCGCCCGTCGGTGGGCGCCCAGGCCGTCGGCGTGGCCCGTGCCGCCTACGAGTACGCGCTCGAGTACGCCAAGGAGCGCAAGCAGTTCGGCAAGCCCATCATCGAGAACCAGTCGATCGCGTTCATGCTCGCCAACATGAAGACCGAGATCGACGCCTCCCGCCTGCTCGTCTGGCGGGCCGCCTGGATGGGTCGGGCCGGCAAGGAGTTCACCGCCGCCGAGGGCTCGATGTCGAAGCTCAAGGCCGGCCGCACCGCGGTGTGGGTCACCGAGCGGGCCATCCAGATCCTGGGCGGCTACGGCTACGTCCGGGAGTACCCCGTCGAGCGCTGGCACCGTGACGCCAAGATCTACGACATCTTCGAAGGTGCCGAGCAGATCCAGGAGCTCGTCATCGCCCGCGCCATCTCCGGCCTGCGCATCCAGTAG
- a CDS encoding Zn-dependent alcohol dehydrogenase, with translation MSHSAAVLTGVDTPLEVRDDVELAEPKAGEVRIKMGASGVCHSDLSVQNGTIPLPTPIVLGHEGAGTVEAVGEGVEGLSPGDHVVLSFVPQCGTCYFCQRGEAFLCENNGASATGGMLDGTTRLTSQGGPMFQMAMLGTFGEHAIVPAISCVKIPNDVPLKVAALIGCGVLTGVGAALNTASIREGDTVAVIGAGGVGLNVIQGAKIAGAGEIIAIDMFESKLEMAKEFGATKVVKADEGDPVGEVMASNGRGADVAFEVIGLGATMEQAVNMVRMGGQAVFVGVPRMDVFLNLHAAFTWLYGAKTVKGCWYGSANVRTDVPKLLDLYQSGQLKLDELISREIDLHGVNDAFAAMGSGEVARSVIVYDD, from the coding sequence ATGAGCCACTCCGCAGCAGTCCTCACCGGCGTCGACACGCCGCTCGAGGTCCGGGACGACGTCGAGCTCGCCGAGCCCAAGGCCGGCGAGGTCCGCATCAAGATGGGGGCGTCGGGGGTCTGCCACTCCGACCTCTCGGTGCAGAACGGCACCATCCCCCTGCCCACCCCGATCGTGCTCGGCCACGAGGGCGCCGGCACCGTCGAGGCCGTGGGCGAGGGCGTCGAGGGCCTGTCGCCCGGCGACCACGTCGTGCTCTCCTTCGTGCCCCAGTGCGGCACCTGCTACTTCTGCCAGCGCGGCGAGGCCTTCCTCTGCGAGAACAACGGCGCGTCGGCCACGGGTGGAATGCTCGACGGCACCACCCGGCTGACGTCGCAGGGTGGCCCGATGTTCCAGATGGCCATGCTCGGCACCTTCGGCGAGCACGCGATCGTCCCCGCCATCAGCTGCGTCAAGATCCCGAACGACGTCCCCCTCAAGGTCGCCGCCCTCATCGGCTGCGGAGTGCTGACCGGTGTCGGCGCCGCCCTCAACACGGCCTCGATCCGCGAGGGGGACACCGTGGCGGTGATCGGGGCCGGCGGCGTGGGCCTCAACGTGATCCAGGGCGCCAAGATCGCCGGCGCCGGCGAGATCATCGCCATCGACATGTTCGAGTCGAAGCTCGAGATGGCCAAGGAGTTCGGCGCCACCAAGGTGGTCAAGGCCGACGAGGGCGACCCGGTCGGCGAGGTCATGGCCAGCAACGGCCGCGGCGCCGACGTCGCCTTCGAGGTCATCGGCCTCGGGGCGACCATGGAGCAGGCCGTCAACATGGTGCGCATGGGCGGCCAGGCCGTCTTCGTGGGCGTGCCCCGGATGGACGTGTTCCTCAACCTGCACGCCGCCTTCACCTGGCTCTACGGCGCCAAGACCGTGAAGGGCTGCTGGTACGGCTCGGCCAACGTGCGCACCGACGTGCCCAAGCTGCTCGACCTGTACCAGAGCGGGCAGCTCAAGCTCGACGAGCTCATCAGTCGCGAGATCGACCTGCACGGGGTGAACGACGCCTTCGCCGCCATGGGCTCGGGCGAGGTCGCCCGCTCCGTCATCGTCTACGACGACTGA
- a CDS encoding enoyl-CoA hydratase/isomerase family protein, translating into MADPTTDDAPAPELLAEVADGVGRLTINRPERRNAISWAVMEGLRRHLADWKDDPDVRVVVLTGAGDRAFCAGADLTGMTGDGGYVALHESRGELARLFHDLWDLGKPTIARVRGYCLAGGFGLALSCDLVIAADDAQFGTPEIDVGLWPYMITVPLIRSMPPKKVLELMMTGRRVRAAEADKLGFVTSVVPVDDLDPAVDELAATLAAKSPATMKLGRDSFYAVWDQSAEDALRLLHPMLTITSSTEDAAEGIAAFVEKREPQWKGR; encoded by the coding sequence GTGGCTGACCCGACGACCGATGACGCACCGGCGCCCGAGCTGCTGGCCGAGGTGGCCGACGGCGTGGGGCGCCTCACCATCAACCGGCCCGAGCGGCGCAACGCCATCTCGTGGGCGGTCATGGAGGGCCTGCGCCGGCACCTGGCCGACTGGAAGGACGACCCCGACGTGCGCGTCGTCGTCCTCACCGGCGCCGGCGACCGGGCCTTCTGCGCCGGCGCCGACCTGACCGGCATGACCGGTGACGGGGGCTACGTGGCCCTGCACGAGTCCCGGGGCGAGCTCGCCCGCCTGTTCCACGACCTGTGGGATCTCGGGAAGCCCACCATCGCCCGGGTCCGGGGGTACTGCCTGGCCGGCGGGTTCGGGCTGGCCCTGTCGTGCGACCTGGTGATCGCCGCCGACGACGCCCAGTTCGGCACGCCCGAGATCGACGTCGGCCTCTGGCCGTACATGATCACGGTGCCCCTGATCCGCTCGATGCCGCCGAAGAAGGTGCTCGAGCTGATGATGACGGGCCGGCGCGTCCGGGCGGCCGAGGCCGACAAGCTGGGCTTCGTCACCAGCGTCGTCCCCGTCGACGACCTCGACCCCGCGGTCGACGAGCTCGCCGCCACCCTCGCGGCCAAGTCGCCCGCCACCATGAAGCTGGGCCGGGATTCCTTCTACGCCGTGTGGGACCAGTCGGCCGAGGACGCCCTGCGCCTCCTGCATCCGATGCTGACCATCACCTCGTCCACCGAGGACGCCGCGGAGGGCATCGCCGCCTTCGTCGAGAAGCGCGAGCCCCAGTGGAAGGGCCGCTGA
- a CDS encoding SDR family NAD(P)-dependent oxidoreductase — protein sequence MDLQGSRVLVTGASRGIGEATARAFAAAGASVALVARDAERLAALADELGGTAHPADLFDPSVVAGLVDEVESTGAGVDVLVNNAGIDAVGAFADADPDDIERIYRLNLVTPVQLCRQVLPGMLDRGRGHLVNVSSLAGVAAYPGMATYASTKAGLTQFTEILALDLKGLPVGTTVVQLGPIPTEMLDHVRDYAPTRDSFDRGYQLRLLVDIPREQVADAIVDAVRKGRSHIRLPKRAAAFPLLAEAPRRISDVLLSGVKHQA from the coding sequence ATGGACCTCCAGGGCAGTCGAGTGCTGGTGACCGGGGCCTCCCGCGGGATCGGGGAGGCCACGGCCCGCGCCTTCGCGGCGGCCGGTGCGTCGGTGGCGCTGGTGGCGCGCGACGCCGAGCGCCTCGCCGCGCTCGCCGACGAGCTCGGCGGCACCGCCCACCCGGCGGACCTGTTCGACCCCTCGGTGGTGGCGGGGCTCGTCGACGAGGTCGAGTCGACCGGCGCCGGGGTGGACGTCCTCGTCAACAACGCGGGCATCGACGCCGTGGGCGCCTTCGCGGACGCCGATCCCGACGACATCGAGCGCATCTACCGCCTCAACCTCGTCACGCCGGTCCAGTTGTGCCGTCAGGTGCTCCCGGGCATGTTGGATCGGGGCCGGGGGCATCTCGTCAACGTGTCGTCGCTCGCCGGCGTCGCCGCCTACCCGGGCATGGCCACCTACGCCTCCACCAAGGCGGGGCTCACCCAGTTCACCGAGATCCTGGCCCTCGACCTGAAGGGCCTGCCCGTGGGCACGACGGTCGTGCAGCTGGGGCCCATCCCCACCGAGATGCTCGACCACGTGCGCGACTACGCGCCCACCCGCGACTCGTTCGACCGGGGCTACCAGCTGCGCCTGCTCGTCGACATCCCACGCGAGCAGGTGGCCGACGCGATCGTGGACGCCGTGCGCAAGGGTCGGTCCCACATCCGCCTGCCGAAGCGGGCGGCCGCGTTCCCGCTGCTGGCCGAGGCCCCCCGTCGCATCAGCGACGTGCTGCTGTCGGGCGTCAAGCACCAGGCCTGA
- a CDS encoding TetR/AcrR family transcriptional regulator — protein sequence MSSTTRLPAAERRRQLLDVALGVFAREGYHAASMNDVAEAAGVTKPVLYQHFESKRELYLELLRDVGGRLERAIAEATAGASGPRQKVEDGLRAYFAFVAHQREAFQLLFTGGSRADEEFLVVAQHVEASIARFVADLIEVEGLDPVDRTLLAHGVVGVAEGTSRYWLDNPEGLDPDRLADQVAELVWAGLRGVRQG from the coding sequence ATGTCCTCGACCACGCGACTTCCCGCCGCAGAACGGCGTCGCCAGTTGCTCGACGTGGCCCTCGGCGTGTTCGCCCGGGAGGGATACCACGCCGCATCGATGAACGACGTGGCCGAGGCCGCCGGCGTCACCAAGCCGGTCCTCTACCAGCACTTCGAGTCCAAGCGCGAGCTCTACCTCGAACTGCTCCGCGACGTGGGCGGCCGGCTGGAGCGGGCCATCGCCGAGGCCACCGCCGGCGCCTCGGGGCCGCGCCAGAAGGTCGAGGACGGGCTGCGCGCCTACTTCGCCTTCGTGGCCCACCAGCGAGAGGCGTTCCAGCTGCTGTTCACCGGCGGCTCCCGGGCCGACGAGGAGTTCCTCGTGGTGGCCCAGCACGTGGAGGCGTCGATCGCGCGCTTCGTGGCCGACCTGATCGAGGTCGAGGGGCTCGACCCCGTCGACCGCACCCTCCTCGCCCACGGCGTGGTGGGCGTGGCCGAGGGGACCAGCCGCTACTGGCTCGACAACCCCGAGGGGCTCGACCCCGACCGCCTCGCCGACCAGGTGGCGGAGTTGGTCTGGGCGGGCCTGCGGGGCGTCCGCCAGGGGTAG
- a CDS encoding acyl-CoA carboxylase subunit beta yields the protein MADDTPNLHDWAPLTQDLAERRERALAMGGPERVERQRSLGKLPVRERLERFVDPGTFVEYGQLADSMDPGLADKGYLAADGCVTGIGEVDGRRVAICAYDFTVMAGSMGAVNEQKTSRMRELALRQRIPIVWLLDSAGARIMSSSGSTFAGVGHLFREQVTLSGVVPQVGGMLGHCAAGTAYIPALADFIPMVKGVSSMALAGRHLVKAATGEDVTEEDMGGSTVHTKVSGVADLEVESDDDCLDAIRTYLSFFPSHNQEAPPVRECTDPVDRRVEELYDIVPTAPRRAYDMHKVIRAVVDDGEFFSMKGAWAKNIITGLARVGGQPVGIVASQPMVLGGALDVNAADKAARFVWLCDAFGIPLVFLHDVPGFVVGSAVEKQGIIRHGAKMLFAISEATVPKVSIVLRKSYGAGYFVMNGTAYEADYVAIWPTAEIAVMGPDGMVNIIMRKQLEAIPEGKERDEARIAMADELRKNIDPYIAAGHAAVDDVIDPAETRHTIWRGLQVSRTKQVQRPWRKHGVLPV from the coding sequence ATGGCCGACGATACCCCGAACCTGCACGACTGGGCGCCGCTCACCCAGGACCTCGCCGAGCGCCGCGAGCGGGCCCTCGCCATGGGCGGCCCCGAGCGGGTCGAGCGCCAGCGCTCCCTCGGCAAGCTGCCGGTGCGCGAGCGCCTCGAGCGCTTCGTGGACCCCGGCACCTTCGTCGAGTACGGCCAGCTCGCCGACTCCATGGACCCCGGCCTCGCCGACAAGGGGTACCTGGCCGCGGACGGCTGCGTCACCGGCATCGGCGAGGTGGACGGCCGGCGGGTGGCCATCTGCGCCTACGACTTCACGGTCATGGCGGGCTCGATGGGCGCGGTCAACGAGCAGAAGACGTCGCGCATGCGCGAGCTGGCCCTGCGCCAGCGCATCCCCATCGTCTGGCTGCTCGACTCGGCCGGCGCCCGCATCATGTCGAGCTCGGGCTCCACCTTCGCCGGCGTGGGTCACCTGTTCCGCGAGCAGGTCACCCTCTCCGGCGTCGTGCCCCAGGTGGGCGGCATGCTCGGGCACTGCGCCGCCGGCACCGCCTACATCCCTGCCCTGGCCGACTTCATCCCCATGGTGAAGGGCGTCTCCTCGATGGCCCTCGCCGGCCGCCACCTGGTGAAGGCGGCCACGGGCGAGGACGTCACCGAGGAGGACATGGGCGGCTCCACCGTGCACACCAAGGTGAGCGGCGTGGCCGACCTCGAGGTCGAGTCCGACGATGACTGCCTTGATGCCATCCGCACCTACCTGTCGTTCTTCCCGAGCCACAACCAGGAGGCGCCGCCCGTCCGCGAGTGCACCGACCCGGTCGACCGCAGGGTCGAGGAGCTGTACGACATCGTCCCCACCGCGCCCCGTCGCGCCTACGACATGCACAAGGTCATCCGTGCCGTCGTCGACGACGGCGAGTTCTTCTCGATGAAGGGGGCCTGGGCCAAGAACATCATCACCGGCCTGGCCCGCGTCGGCGGCCAGCCCGTGGGCATCGTGGCCAGCCAGCCCATGGTGCTCGGCGGTGCCCTCGACGTGAACGCCGCCGACAAGGCCGCCCGCTTCGTGTGGCTCTGCGACGCCTTCGGCATCCCGCTGGTGTTCCTCCACGACGTCCCCGGCTTCGTGGTGGGCAGCGCGGTCGAGAAGCAGGGGATCATCCGCCACGGGGCCAAGATGCTGTTCGCCATCAGCGAGGCCACCGTGCCCAAGGTCAGCATCGTGCTGCGCAAGAGCTACGGCGCCGGCTACTTCGTGATGAACGGCACCGCCTACGAGGCCGACTACGTCGCCATCTGGCCCACGGCGGAGATCGCCGTGATGGGCCCCGACGGGATGGTGAACATCATCATGCGCAAGCAGCTCGAGGCCATCCCCGAGGGCAAGGAGCGCGACGAGGCCCGCATCGCCATGGCCGACGAGCTCCGCAAGAACATCGACCCGTACATCGCCGCGGGCCACGCCGCGGTGGACGACGTCATCGACCCCGCCGAGACCCGCCACACCATCTGGCGCGGCCTCCAGGTGAGTCGCACCAAGCAGGTCCAGCGGCCGTGGCGCAAGCACGGCGTGCTGCCGGTCTGA